In the Adlercreutzia equolifaciens DSM 19450 genome, one interval contains:
- a CDS encoding FAD-binding protein has product MTNGMNVSRRDLFKFGGLAAITAAGAGALAGCAPQQKMASTGAAAAEDGSTYVGPSFLQKPAEITEFDEEHTYDVVVVGAGESGLSAMHAALEAGATVGALQSLSIVQTAGNMGASIDLTKTNEAGIKAVLSFINYKSDYRANLGQVETWARNSQEALAWWAEAAAKGGSESKPYDYTVNCNGHEVFFHANTYFHDEGHQKGALVIGDAVQAEGAEIFFETPCVQLLVEDGRVAGAIGETKDGTHVLLRANKGVIMAAGDYVGDSEMLYYYTPDAKGLHQAVDFRNGTGLKAAMWAGAQMCPASHTKMVHGEGPKVRFEMPYLFLDRHGKRFMDEGCCRMGYLNEFTNKYLAEVDFAESTAAKFFSIVPTNWEEHYDAWKDFSDISIHNAYRNVDPEAWIKGDTLEELAEGMIAYADEEGWAHDYTVEAIVESINRYNELVAAGNGDEDFGKRDEYMVPIEAPCYAVPRGANNIDALVDGLWCDGNFQCLDVDMKPIEGLFAVGNASGPFFGNSNYPMDIEGLSVGRAITTGFATGRYVAGL; this is encoded by the coding sequence ATGACCAACGGAATGAATGTTTCTCGCCGCGACCTGTTCAAGTTCGGCGGTCTGGCCGCCATCACCGCTGCCGGCGCCGGCGCGCTTGCAGGCTGCGCTCCCCAGCAGAAGATGGCGAGCACGGGCGCCGCCGCTGCCGAGGACGGATCTACCTACGTGGGCCCGAGCTTTTTGCAGAAGCCGGCCGAAATCACCGAGTTCGATGAGGAGCACACCTACGACGTCGTGGTCGTCGGCGCGGGCGAGTCGGGGCTTTCCGCCATGCACGCCGCGCTGGAGGCGGGTGCCACGGTGGGCGCGCTGCAGAGCCTCTCCATCGTGCAGACCGCCGGCAACATGGGCGCTTCCATCGATCTGACGAAGACGAACGAGGCCGGCATCAAGGCGGTGCTGTCCTTCATCAACTACAAGAGCGACTACCGCGCCAACCTGGGCCAGGTAGAGACCTGGGCCCGCAACTCCCAGGAGGCGCTGGCCTGGTGGGCCGAGGCCGCGGCCAAGGGCGGCAGCGAGTCGAAGCCCTACGACTACACGGTGAACTGCAACGGTCATGAGGTGTTCTTCCACGCCAACACCTACTTCCATGACGAGGGCCATCAGAAGGGCGCGCTCGTCATCGGCGACGCCGTGCAGGCCGAGGGCGCCGAGATCTTCTTCGAGACCCCCTGCGTGCAGCTGCTCGTGGAGGACGGTCGCGTGGCGGGTGCCATCGGCGAGACCAAGGACGGCACTCACGTGCTGCTGCGCGCTAACAAGGGCGTCATCATGGCCGCCGGCGACTATGTGGGCGATTCCGAGATGCTGTACTACTACACCCCCGACGCGAAGGGCCTGCATCAGGCCGTCGATTTCCGCAACGGAACGGGCCTGAAGGCCGCCATGTGGGCCGGCGCCCAGATGTGCCCGGCCTCGCACACCAAGATGGTGCACGGCGAGGGCCCGAAGGTGCGCTTCGAGATGCCGTATTTGTTCCTCGACCGTCATGGCAAGCGCTTCATGGACGAGGGCTGCTGCCGCATGGGCTACCTGAACGAGTTCACCAACAAGTACCTGGCCGAAGTCGATTTCGCTGAGTCCACGGCCGCCAAGTTCTTCTCCATCGTGCCCACGAACTGGGAGGAGCACTACGATGCCTGGAAGGACTTCTCCGACATCTCCATCCACAACGCCTACCGCAACGTCGATCCCGAGGCTTGGATCAAGGGCGACACGCTGGAGGAGCTGGCCGAGGGCATGATCGCTTACGCCGACGAAGAGGGTTGGGCCCACGACTACACCGTGGAGGCCATCGTCGAGTCCATCAACCGCTACAACGAGCTGGTGGCTGCCGGCAACGGCGACGAGGACTTCGGCAAGCGCGACGAGTACATGGTGCCGATCGAGGCCCCCTGCTACGCGGTGCCGCGCGGCGCGAACAACATCGACGCTTTGGTGGACGGCCTGTGGTGCGACGGCAACTTCCAGTGCCTGGACGTCGACATGAAGCCGATCGAGGGCCTGTTCGCCGTCGGCAACGCCTCCGGTCCCTTCTTCGGCAACAGCAACTACCCGATGGACATCGAGGGCCTGTCGGTGGGCCGCGCCATCACC
- a CDS encoding type II toxin-antitoxin system VapC family toxin, translating to MYFFDSDVCIEIMRGHLPRAQEIMRKSSPDLFGVPAIVEAELLYGAENSNNPEEGRYFVESLLSPLHIIPFDSRCAACYARVRADLKRRGCMIGPNDLLIAATALAHGATLVSNNTREFRRVEGLLLESWAEVDF from the coding sequence ATGTATTTCTTCGACTCCGATGTGTGCATCGAGATCATGCGGGGGCATCTGCCGCGGGCCCAGGAGATCATGCGGAAAAGCTCGCCGGATCTGTTCGGCGTGCCGGCTATCGTCGAGGCCGAGCTGCTGTACGGGGCCGAGAACAGTAACAATCCCGAAGAGGGCCGCTATTTTGTAGAGAGCCTCTTGTCGCCGCTGCACATCATTCCCTTCGATTCCCGGTGCGCCGCCTGCTACGCGCGAGTCCGGGCCGACTTGAAGCGGCGCGGTTGCATGATCGGGCCGAACGATCTGCTGATTGCCGCAACGGCCCTTGCCCATGGCGCGACGCTCGTTTCGAACAACACGAGGGAGTTCCGACGCGTCGAGGGACTGCTTCTAGAGTCGTGGGCAGAGGTAGACTTTTAA